TCCTCAGGCTCGGGTGGCTTGGGTCTGTGCGGGGAGACGCTGCGAAAGTTCAAATCGTAGTAGAGCGTCTAAAGTACTATTATAAGCCTACCCTCTTCTTGTCGGGTTTTTCCTCAGGCTCGGGTGGCTTGGGTCTGTGCGGGGAAACGCTGCGAAAGTCCAAATCGTAGTAGAGCGTCTAAAGTACTATTATAAGCCTACCCTCTTCTTGTCGGGTTTTTCCTCAGGCTCGGGTGGCTTGGGTCTGAGCGGGGAGACGCTGCGAAAGTCCAAATCGTAGTAGAGCGTCTAAAGTACTATTATAAGCCTACCCTCTTCTTGTCGGGTTTTTCCTCAGGCTCGGGTGGCTTGGGTCTGTGCGGGGAGACGCTGCGAAAGTCCAAATCGTAGTAGAGCGTCTAAAGTACTATTATAAGCCTACCCTCTTCTTGTCGGGTTTTTCCTCAGGCTCGGGTGGCTTGGGTCTGTGCGGGGAAACGCTGCGAAAGTCCAAATCGTAGTAGAGCGTCTAAAGTACTATTATAAGCCTACCCTCTTCTTGTCGGGTTTTTCCTCAGGCTCGGGTGGCTTGGGTCTGTGCGGGGAGACGCTGCGAAAGTCCAAATCGTAGTAGAGCGTCTAAAGTACTATTATAAGCCCACCCTCTTCTTCTCGGGTTTTTCCTCAGGCTCGGGTGGCTAGGGTCTGTGCGGGGAGACGCTGCGAAAGTCCAAATCGTAGTAGAGCGTCTAAAGTACTATTATAAGCCTACCTTCTTCTTCTCGGGTTTTTCCACAGGCTCGGGTGGCTCGGGTTGCGGCTCGGGTTTGCGCGGGGAGATGCTGCGAAAGTCCAAATCGTAGTAGAGCGTCTAAAGAACTATTATAAGCCTACCCTCTTCTTGTCGAGTTTGTCTTCAGGCTCGGGTGGATCGGGTTGCGGGTCGGGTGTGTGGGGAGACGCTGCGTGAGTCCGAATCGTAGTAGAGTGTCTGATGTACTATTTTGAACCTACCTTCTTTTTCTCGGGTTTTTCCTCAGGCTCGGGTGGCTCGGGTTGCGGCTCGGGTATGTGTGGGGAGACGCTGCGAGAGTCCGAATCGTAGTAGATCGTTTGGTGCACGGGCGGGGAGTGCACGCTTGACGAGTCGCTCTGGAAATACTTATAGGAAAATTGTACATTTGATTTTACGAAAAGTTTCAAAAAGTACACGGAAAATTTGGGAAAATCTCCCCATACAACGTTTTGAGAGAAATTTCAAAAAAGGAATTTTTGTATATAAACCGAGGTAATTGTGCACCTACCTTTACCGATCTAGGTACATAAACTTTTACCAAGGTACTCTTGCACCTTTAGCAAACAAACTATTCAGACTTGTTTTAAGGCCCCgtaggttcgtgttcttctTTCACTCTCACTGAGCATAAACGTGAGCGAGATGGATGTGCGTGCTCGGGACCGCAGATATCAGGTTTtcgaattttaattttaaccatAAAGTAATCGACGAGTTCCCTCCAACTCAAATATTTCCTCCCGCGaatttttagaagcaattttatatatttttagcttttgtgtGTAAATTGTTACAAAGTTCTAAATTGCGTTTTAGATCtctgttcgtgatttttttctataaagTCACAAAATCAGGATTCGAATCGATGAATAGTCACTAGACAAaatcctcaagattgctaataaaATTTTTGGCATCCGTATTTAATggtgatctaaaaaagcggtACGAATTTTTAAAAATTCCGCTCTCTGAACCTAATACGGCACCTTAACGTATGTTTGTCATTACCGGGAGTACGTAGCGCGGTACGAAGTCGAACCGCGCGTCGTCCGAGCACGATCCTTCGGCACCCTCCTCCACCACCGATTGCCTGctacaaacaaataaaaaacgcttttattccccttagcgtcacttgcaccatcccactaacccggggtttaccggttaaacctggagttaccatggttaccagtacaatttgacacaggGTTAACAGTTTAgtcggttaactccgggttagtgggatgttgCAAGGGGCGCTTACATGTTATGTTAACCCAGTGTTAACCCTAGTTAGAGTGCTTGCACTATGGGCATTTTGCCGCCCGTGGCGAAAAACTGTGATTACCTACTTGAACACGGTACATTTGTCAAGGTAAATTTTTTGTACTAACTTTTAAAACTATAATAAatgttactttttagggttccgtacccaaagggtaaaacgggaccctattactaagacttcgctgtccgtccgtccgtccttccgtccgtccgtccgtccgtccgtccgtccgtctgtctgtcaccaggctgtatctcacgaaccgtgatagctagacagttgaaattttcacagatgatgtatttctgttgccgctataacaacaaatactaaaaacagaataaaataaagatttaaatggggctcccatacaacaaacgtgatttttgaccaaagttaagcaacgtcgggagtggtcagtacttgaatgggtgaccgtttttttttttgtttttttttatgttttttttttgcattatggtacggaacccttcgtgcgcgagtccgattcgcacttgcccggttttattctAATAGTTTtgacttgtttatttattttgtacctAGTGGTTTCAATGAGCAGTAAACTGCTCCCTACAAGAGCACTAGCGTTTCACGGAAAAGCGCGACTATCATTGACTCATATATTACTTCGTaaagacgggccttacgggcactaagaatggtcCCAGTACAACGGTGTCACGCACACGAactcgagccaatcgtgcatcAGTAGACGTTAGAACGCCACAACGCGTTTGTTTAATGAGATAGTTGTGTAGACtacacgattggctcgaattcgtgagtgacagcgcttaactagcaccattcttagtgcccgtaaggtccGTCTTTACATATAAGTGAATGGCGACTATACTCTAAGGTTAATTCACATCTGAATAAGATATTGTAATCGGAATGAAGAAAGTGGAAATGGAGATGGCCTGGCCACATGTTGAGAGACAGGCAggaaaaattattattattatattgtttaatacacTAGCAGCCGAAagctgatgcgtgtatatcACTGCACTTGTTTTCTTTATAACGAAAAATGGAGCAAGATCGTAACGGATTGGTACCCAAGAGGTTGCACACGGAGCCAGAGGAGACCTCGAACAAGATGGGAGGATGAACTCAAACTCACAGCAGGCCCAAACTGGAGAAGAGTGGCCCACGACAGACCCCAATGGAAAGAGctagaggaggcctttgccaagcggCACACTGAGCTTAGAGACATACTCTAACTCAGAATAAAGGGGCTTAGGGCTTAATAGATAGATCAAATCGGAATGAGATCTAACCTGGAGTCTGCCTCAAGTTGGTCGTAGAAACTGGTCCCGTAGTCGAGGTCTAATTTGCGTTGCTTGGCTGGCCTCTCGATGATCAACTGAGGTTCCTCAGTTCTTAGGAATTCTTTGTAGCCTAGaacaaaaaaatggaaaaagacATGCATTGAATATTGCATATCATcggccacactgttaactgacagttcgtttaccttattacaaaaagcataaggtccaccgatggacaattaagagtgttgctgtttgtacacattcaaataaaaccggccaagtccgagtcggactcgcgcacgaagggttccttaccattaaccaaaaacggcaaaaaattaCGTTCGTTGTATGgtagccccatttaaatatatatttcattctgtttttagtatttgttgttatagtggcaacagaaatacatcatctgtgaaaatttcaactgtctatctaagatacagcctggtgacagacagacagacacgcggacagtggagttttaataatagggtcctgtttttaccctttgggtacgaaccctaaaaacataggTATATTACTCTTGTTGCATAAAGAACTTATTATTTGTTACGTCATATAAAACTTCATACCCATTTCGATGACCTTCTCAGAGAACACATTAATGTCGAGCGCCACCTGTCCCCGAGGCCGGCCCTTTGGCTTGTCTCTCGCTATCTCTTGGactggaaataaaaaaaagtcataaattaaaaaaaagatactAGGTGAAAAAGTATGCTTTGTTATCATTATGCATTATCAACAGAGAAAAGTGAGATGACAAGATGGCGCCGGTTGCCGCTGCAAAGGCTGCGTTCAGCTTATGATAGAGCCGTGTCGTACGGCTGCGATCGGGACCCACAAATGGTctcgccggaagatcagcgctgactttcGGGTCAGTATTATGTTGAGgcgagaccatttcgtggtaaactttaaCTCTTACCAATCTTATGAATACTTGCAGTTTTTAGTTAtacttttgtatgtaattttagttttaagtttatcacaaataaaatacttgattctgattctgaataAAAAAGACAAGTTTTTAAAAGACTCCTGCCAGTCTGGCTAGGATTCTTTTTAAGGGCTGATATATGAAAATTAAGTGTGAATCTTACTAATATGTGAAGCGACCGCTGGCGAGAATGCATGCTGTAACTGCCACCAGCCTGTCTCTCCCAATATAGTTGAGCCGGACCGGAATATTATGTTGCTGTACACTGAGAGACAGCCGGCTATAGTGCCTACCCAGTTCTTCTTCTGTTTGCTGGAAACAGAGACCATTTAGTGATTTTAGTGTACTGTAagaccatttttagggttccgtacctcaaaaggaaaaaacggaacccttataggatcactcgtgcgtctgtctgtctgtctgtcacagcctattttctcggaaacaactggaccaattaagttgaagtttggtacacatatgtaaattagtgacccaaagatggacatgttttatttataattttaaaatacataggttcgaagttatttaagaaaatagccaaaaaatgaccattccccccctttatctccgaaactactgggtctaaagttttgaaaataatacagaaatagttctttacctatagatgacaggaaaacctattacaaatgtgcagtcaagcgtgagtcggacttatatacggaaccctagaaacgcgagtccgactcgcacttggacagtttttttttctataagcaGGCAGTTGTGACAACTGATATTGCGTGTATCCAGTTATCATTGACAAGTATGTTAGATGTATAGGTGtgcttgtttaatttatttttaaattggttCACATTTTGTGCTGAAACCTTCATTCTTCATTTTTATGACAGATTTGTCTTAAAATACTTAGATTGACAGACATGTCACAGAACTCCTTCAGGAGGAGGCTTAAATCAGGAGGAAGTTAGCTTTTTTTcccctaaaaaaattaaatattgaatCACTATTGCTTTGCCTTATTTGATATAACAAAGAATAACAACAAACTAAGAATAATTAGTTGTGTCAGTTGTAAAAGTTGCCTGTCTTTTCAGAGACTGGCTGTAACTATGATCAATTCATATGTCTATTTGCTTTTTTCCCCTAtatgaaaaagctttatgtctgcgcaATGCAATAAGAGCTAAAAAGTCGTCACTTggcataaagctttttcctatcggattttgccgaatgcgcgtcaatatatctggggagacccttaatCATATTCAAGTAATTGCAAAAAAAGTAGACAAATTCAGTCATTCAAAGTCCAAATCAAGAAATTTGGTAAAATACTTACAATTGTGGATCAAATAATAGCCCCCAGTTGCGGTCAATAAAGGAGCAGATGTGAGTCTTGTAATGGAAGAATCCATGGTTGCTGATGCCATACGCATTGGTAGTGAGATGGTGCAGCGTTAGCAGGATTACACTCACCCTgaagaataaattaaataagtaaacatAAAAACCTAACTGCTTATAAAGATACACAAATGATTACCCAATTTTTAGTATAAAATGAAACTGAtaataaaaccaaattatgatCACTTTATTGTTAAGCACTGTTAAGCCTACAAGTAACCCACCTGTTGACGTACTGTCAGCGAACACATTTAAATACATTAATAATGGAACAGGTAGGTAGAGGATCTGTGTAACAGGTAACTGATCGAAATCTAGCACTTAATATATACCGTGAGAGGCgtgttataaatatattttatttctattatCACTATCACTTTCCAAGTGACTTCGTTTTGTGTCTGTTGCACCAAGAAGATTATTTAAGATGTAAAATTTGGTGCTCTGTAGAGTGGCACGCAGTTAAAAATGGTTTATTCCGACCATGGCAAACCAAGTATGAATAGAAGAAAAACACTTGTAAATATCCTTACCACGGAAATCTGTTCCTTGAAAACACTTCCTTTTTATTTGGAGAGCATTCCTTACATGTGAAATCGAAGAAAACATCGCAAGCCAAGTCTCCCGGAGTCCCTTGCCGCCTCAAACAAGTCAAATGTACGAAACATATACAGGTATCACAGATCAGACCGGGCCGGTATTGCTTGTTTTCCGGTTCGTTACAATACTTGCAAATTGTCGTCATTGTTCGTAAAACACTAAAATAAAGTTAGTTAATTTGATTTGTTATGTTTCGCGACGATGTAAGACGATGTTGTTTTGGTGTTCAATAACATAACCTCAAAATCCACCTGTCAATGTCACTCAAACTTGCGTTTCGATAGTGCATCTGTATATTTTTGGTACAAATCATggattttaaaaaataaagtatagtAGTCATAGTAGTTAAATAAACGtacatatagttggtcaagcaaatcttgtcagtagaaaaaggcggcaaatttaaaaaatgtaggtgcgaagggatatcgtcccatagaaaatttgaatttcgcgcctttatATAGTTTGGCAAACACaacttgtcagtcagtaagaaccaggaaaatgATAGTCATCCCTTTCTTTTGTACTTCAGTACTGTCACGCGGTCTTTGGCTTACGCTAGTACTAGCAGTGATTATATTtggattatatgctctttggtACTAGCACCCGAAAGAATGGCTAACTATAGTTTTCTTTGTTCTCACTTAATAACAAAttgtgtttgccagactatGTTTAATCCTTTTTCTGTGGTGTTGTCACATACTGATTTTCAAAAACTACTTTTTATCGTTCGCTACAAAGTTAGAAGTCtaccttggtctaactctaagaactttaaaaataaaacgccaaattaaaataattcttTATTAACAGCGTCTATTTCGCAGCGTCCCTAAACTCGCTGATCCATTTCTTAATATTATCCTTGTGGCTGTTGCGTGTGATCTTCACCGTATCAGGGTCCAGAGGGTTGGCGGGCATGAGATCCAAATGGTGCGCTCCGTTGAAGATGATCACCGCTTGCACTGTGTCACTGACGCTGTTGAGGATGCcacctagaaaaaaaaacatctttattTAGGCTTCATAGTGGATGCGGATTTTCACGCCGCTGTGGAGAGCGCCAATGAAAAGGGGGCTGCTGAGGTGCCCTACATCAGTTTAAGCATGTTCCATATAATGTCCTGCAGATCTAAGATTATGTGTGTTCCATATAATGTCTTGCAAATGTAAGATTATGTGTATTGGCGAAATTCTATGGGCAACATATTTGCCGTCGGAATGTCTCAGCATGGAAATGCGAAATTTCCAtggaaaattttgtaaatttgcCTCATAGCTGTATGGGGAAcaaaattttccatttccaGCATATGAAATTTATTCCTTGTGAAACTTTACAGAAATCTCTTACTTACCTCCAGCCCAAGGATCCATCAATCCATTACTGAACACGATATTGGACGCGGCCTGGATCCTGTCGCCGCCGTACTCAATCTTCGCGAGCTGCTCCTTAGGGTACACCTTGAACTTGTCGTAGCACTCCTTGGAGTAGGAAGTGAAGTTCCATGGAACAGGTTCGAACATGTCGTGCTCGCCGGTGGTGCACATTGGCATCACCATTTCTGTGCAGGCCTGGGAAGAGGttataatttttgaaataaagaAGAAATGGAGAATAACTTCGGGCGAAATTCTACTATGAAATTCGAATTCTGCTATCGTCCGCAGTCTGCTAGTGTCATTTTCTGGACAAATATTCTCTTGAGCAATGAGGCGTGTGTTCAATAGTGGGACGTGTAGGGCGGCGATGATGATCAATGTTGACAATGTTAGAGTCAGACTaagataactctgcagcgatttttatagcacagacgTGTTATCTTAAATTATGAAGTTTGTGCTGTAAAAAACATTGCAGAGTAAGCTCGGTCTGACCCTCTTGAATTTCCTTCCCAAAAGTTCATGACGTACCTGATAGTCCCAACCGGAAGCGTCCAAATTGCCGTAGTCACTTCCTTTTTTGTAGTCAACACATTTACTCTTGCCGTCGTAGTTGGTGAACACTTGCAGCATCTTGCCGATTCCCTGAGAACAGTGACAAAAGAATCGTCaattatatttatgtttttttttttgaatattagaaaaaggtaagcatttgaccacaatctcacctgatggtaaatGCCAATGCAGTCTATATGTAATCATGTTCCTCTATATGAATATGTAAGCATGTTCCACCCTAAAAGATGATGATGtcctaaaatatgtatattcacTCTCGATTTAAAAAGACCCAAGATATAGTGGACTGGGAATAGATTTGCAGGAAGTGAATTCCACTCCTTAGCCGTTCGATGTGTGTCgataatgtatgtaggtaataatGTAGTGCGATTGATATGGTTCTTAATTCAGCAGTATTTTGGACCATAACAAGCATGTACCAAACAAATGATACAGTATTTAATAATGACCTGGTATGTCTCTTTGTAGGAATCTCTAACTCTAATTCTCTCTAGACCTGTAGATGAGTTTCTACATCAAACtgcagagagagagagagagagagtgtaGTTAAAGAGATGCTAATGTTCCTTACCTCTAGCAACGCCTGTCCTTTCAACGTCTGATTCAGGTACTGGCAGACAACCCTGACTGGCTCAGCCGGCAACGGTAGCAGGAAATCCGACGCGAACGGGTAGTTGACCATAGCCAGCGTTTCATACATGGAGCGAAGGAAGTCGATGAGTTCTTGAACCTCAGTCGCGTTGCGGACTGGGTCACAGAGCTTCCAGTTCTTTTGGAGCCATTCGGAGCTGTTGGCGGTGGTGGAGAAATTTCTGAAAATACAAGTGGCATAttcatataggtatattttagccTTTAGGGGCTAGCTAACAAGAGCTATGGACTGTCAAATCGAGTAAATATGATCTTAATAGGTTCTACATCCCAAATATTGTAGTACAAATGTTTGTCTGCATTACGCACTCCCAATAGGTAATGAATGATCTGCAAGCATTGAAATCTCGCTACCTATCATCAAACCCCGTCGCCTCAATTGGCATTTCATGAGAAGCAGATGCGCTTGACGCTTACTGGAATTATCCTGACACATACTGCATGGGATTGTCCTAATACTTGTCCTAAACTGGCACTATTGGCACAGAATAAGTTTATACTACGTACAGAACTACAGAGAGTTTACAATAACTGAGAATGACGAAAATATAAAGTTCATAGTCTGTCTCGAATACGCAAGAACAATGAAAAGGCAAATAACGATATTTTAGATTTCGGTGTCTGCGATAGCACCTCAGAATATTCACTGTTATGTTGTATTGACTTAGCTATATGTATATGGCATGTGTTAACTAGCTTATTTGTTAGAAGCAGAACTTATGTGTGCGATGTAATGTAAGAGTCAATAACATACAGTTCAAATAAAATCTTAATGTACAAACACAGATGATACAACTGTATCATGTATGGCATTTTGTCACTATGAGCATAACACACGATATCGTTAGGGTTCTTGTATTGTGAGATACTCGATGATGGAAAGTCTCGCCTCAAAATGACCCAAGAGGCCTTAATATTTTCAACACAAGGCGCACGAGCAAACGTTACGATCTATCTCAGAATCACTACCTATAGTATAAGTGCTATGTTAAGAAACGTGTTTGTGTCATGTTCTCACGTTGTGTCAATCTGTCTTACCTTAACGCAGTCCAAGAAGTCTTAATATTCTGAACACAAGTATCTCCAGCAATATTAAAAGATGACGTCACAATACGATGGAAGGCCTCGCAAGGCACCATGCCAGGGAACATGTGAATAGGTGCGGAGGCAGCGATGGCGCCGGTGACCATGTGCGGGTACTTCATACGGAAATAGGCTGATAGCATCCCGCCGTAGGATCCTGGAAAAAATAcgatgtgaaaaaaaaaagtttttgtccaAAAATTTATCGATTTATCGTCGTcgtgaaatatttttatcgtcCGTAACTTAGCGTTTTTCCTGTTGCTTGATCCGCTTTGGTAACCTTATTATAATATTCCTAGCGTTGTCCGATGTCCCGGCATTTTTTCACGGCTCACCtatgtttaattgtttatgTCTACATTTCCAGGGAAACCTTGACTTTCACACTGTCACTACAAACTACGTACAAAGTAAACTTGATCTGGCTCAATTACTGGGTCTCAAACACCTAAGTACGAGTGATATGTTATCTCAACGCATCCAGTTACGGGTGGGTTATCAGTCAAACCCGGAGATTGCTGACCTCTGATCTCTATTGTGAGGGTTCACTAGCCTGCCCTGAACTAAAATGGTTTTAAATCGCACAAACTAAAATGCGAGTTGAATTGGTCAATTCATAACATTAGCATTATCCATATCATCCTGTTTACATGGCTATGCAAGTTGTAGAAAATATATCAAAGTTTCAAAAAATTTCGCCAAATCTGGGAAACTACATAAAATGTACAGGATGTTTCCCAGATGTATGACAGGTGTGTGATTtatttggaaaatatttttaatcctgaaCTATAaattttgtaggtacttactaatatGACAAAATGAGGCAATTGGAATCGAAAATTTTAAAACAAGGTTAATTTGTCCATGTTTTAGTGTACAAGATGACTTAAATTTACTTAGTTGCTAAGTCGCTATTATAATTCTTAGCAAATTATAGACATCGAGTGATTAACAACGCAATAATTATGTCCCACGAGTAGGTAGCAGTAGGTATACTGCAATAGCAGGATTATTATAAACAGTGTTAATTTATTGAGTCATTATCGCAAGTAAATACCACATACCAGGGAAAAACTGCAACTATGATGCAAATACGTaaatcaattattatttattttatactttattgcacgatAAAAATTAGTAATACCTACAATTTGCGTTTTACTAGTACTAGTAAAATATAGGGCAAAACAGTTTTTCTTAAATGGTATTGTgggggtccttatgcttcatgtgcataAGGACGCTTCTCTGATGGATACccacatatatgtatgtatttagaaAGGTATTTTTAGTGTCATATGCACAAAGCCATGACGAGTGGCGGCAGATAGGGtaggcctttgtccagcagcGGAACACAATGTCGGATAATTAAGtgatattttttatgaaaaagaaTTAAAGATGAGGGCGAAATTACACAATTGGTCACCATATGgacatttcattttatttggTGGCCCATGAGGGGAATAATGGAGG
This genomic interval from Cydia splendana chromosome 4, ilCydSple1.2, whole genome shotgun sequence contains the following:
- the LOC134790177 gene encoding lysosomal Pro-X carboxypeptidase, coding for MWRITIILLLTLNIVKSEYKYTTNWFKVPLDHFGFQRSEEFQIKYLVNEEHWDKEGGPIFFYTGNEGQIELFAKHTGFMWDIAEEFKAKLVFAEHRYYGASMPFGNKSLDNEYIGYLTSAQALADYADLLDYLQDYQLVPKYPVIAFGGSYGGMLSAYFRMKYPHMVTGAIAASAPIHMFPGMVPCEAFHRIVTSSFNIAGDTCVQNIKTSWTALRNFSTTANSSEWLQKNWKLCDPVRNATEVQELIDFLRSMYETLAMVNYPFASDFLLPLPAEPVRVVCQYLNQTLKGQALLEGIGKMLQVFTNYDGKSKCVDYKKGSDYGNLDASGWDYQACTEMVMPMCTTGEHDMFEPVPWNFTSYSKECYDKFKVYPKEQLAKIEYGGDRIQAASNIVFSNGLMDPWAGGGILNSVSDTVQAVIIFNGAHHLDLMPANPLDPDTVKITRNSHKDNIKKWISEFRDAAK